One window of Nocardia nova SH22a genomic DNA carries:
- a CDS encoding helix-turn-helix domain-containing protein: protein MSDRAPAPYLERPARTCADAVVWRRRVGAGPVTVLPDGCMDLLWLGGRLVVAGPDTRAQHSAAVPETAVHGIRFAPGTAPALLGVVAPELLDQRVELAQLWPARRVRHLADLVAAAPDPAAGLEEIARRCAEAAGPPDPVLAQIVRRLDAGAPVAATADALGLGARRLHRISVSAFGYGPKMLARVLRMRRALDLARSDIGFADAAALAGYADQAHMTRDIRALTGRSPGRVIGSPRAAQPSGA from the coding sequence GTGAGCGATCGCGCCCCAGCGCCCTACCTCGAACGCCCCGCGCGCACGTGCGCGGACGCGGTGGTGTGGCGGCGGCGGGTGGGCGCCGGGCCGGTCACGGTTCTGCCCGACGGGTGTATGGACCTGCTGTGGCTCGGCGGACGGCTCGTGGTGGCCGGTCCGGACACCCGCGCCCAGCACAGCGCGGCGGTGCCGGAGACGGCCGTCCACGGCATCCGTTTCGCGCCGGGCACCGCACCGGCGCTACTCGGGGTGGTAGCCCCCGAGCTGCTCGATCAGCGGGTCGAACTGGCACAGCTATGGCCCGCGCGGCGAGTTCGCCACCTGGCCGATCTGGTGGCCGCCGCGCCGGATCCGGCAGCCGGACTGGAAGAGATCGCCCGCCGGTGCGCGGAGGCGGCCGGTCCGCCGGATCCGGTGCTGGCGCAGATCGTGCGGCGACTCGATGCCGGTGCGCCGGTCGCGGCGACGGCCGACGCGCTGGGCCTGGGCGCGCGGCGGCTGCACCGGATCTCGGTGTCGGCCTTCGGATACGGGCCGAAGATGCTGGCCCGGGTGCTGCGGATGCGCCGGGCGCTGGATCTGGCCCGCTCCGATATCGGTTTCGCCGACGCCGCGGCCCTGGCCGGTTATGCCGACCAGGCCCATATGACCCGCGATATCCGCGCCCTGACCGGCCGGTCGCCCGGCCGCGTCATCGGTTCGCCGCGCGCGGCTCAGCCCAGCGGCGCGTAG
- a CDS encoding helix-turn-helix domain-containing protein — MAGGSTLPRRALGRQLKAFRERKGLSQGASARIMETSPQTYGRLEEGRTTKVTDLALNALADAFGCDNNERRLLLDLAQEIRTASKDKRGWWRSLADAIPMDFNHYLSLEEAAEREFSWQTTIIPGLLHTTDYRREVTWAAHPQSSPEEIERIGDITTRRQDLLTRDGFRFEPYILESVLYGQVGSPAVMGEQLGRLLELSELPNVDIRIVPLKARHPIGLVARSFVYLEFPPLPSSGMGEPPVVYIEGLVGGLYLESDPEVGKYSDVVRQLQAVALSESESRDLISAAESDWR, encoded by the coding sequence ATGGCTGGCGGATCGACACTGCCGAGGCGGGCGCTGGGCAGGCAACTGAAGGCGTTCCGAGAACGTAAAGGATTGTCGCAGGGCGCATCTGCGCGGATCATGGAGACCTCTCCGCAGACGTACGGGCGGTTGGAGGAGGGGCGAACCACGAAGGTGACCGATCTGGCCCTCAACGCCCTGGCCGATGCTTTCGGGTGCGACAACAATGAGCGGCGGCTCCTACTGGATCTGGCACAGGAGATCCGGACTGCATCGAAGGACAAGCGCGGCTGGTGGCGGTCCCTCGCCGATGCGATTCCGATGGACTTCAACCACTATCTGTCGCTGGAGGAGGCTGCCGAACGCGAATTCTCCTGGCAGACAACCATCATTCCAGGATTACTGCACACCACCGACTACCGCCGAGAGGTCACCTGGGCCGCGCACCCTCAGTCCAGCCCCGAGGAAATCGAGCGCATCGGAGACATCACCACCAGGCGTCAGGACCTGCTCACCCGGGACGGATTCAGGTTCGAGCCATACATCCTGGAGTCGGTGCTGTACGGACAGGTGGGGAGTCCGGCGGTCATGGGAGAACAATTGGGTCGGCTGTTGGAGTTGAGCGAGCTTCCGAACGTTGACATCCGGATCGTCCCCCTCAAGGCCAGGCACCCGATCGGACTGGTCGCGCGTAGTTTCGTCTATCTCGAGTTCCCGCCGCTTCCGTCATCCGGTATGGGTGAGCCGCCGGTGGTGTACATCGAAGGTCTGGTCGGTGGCCTTTATCTGGAGAGTGATCCAGAGGTGGGGAAATACTCGGATGTGGTCCGACAGCTGCAGGCGGTAGCGTTGTCCGAGTCGGAGTCTCGGGACCTGATTTCGGCGGCGGAGAGTGATTGGAGATAG
- a CDS encoding AraC family transcriptional regulator ligand-binding domain-containing protein, which yields MLHRFVISQMSDAGIDRVRLLRECELPEWTLAGEGVHVPSRIFSRLWELGEKWLDDPDVALHVASRYQLAATRLYDYLFASAPTVGAGLATCGPYVTAVTTNHRFDLVTEGAETTLFLDMIDGEGRGRELVQMWGLVAVLTRTRRVLATSLDPVRVSLRQAAPRRLGAFTEVFGTAVLEFGADADSMTFRTLDMDLPLTTADPVLAEVLQPLAAALPPPPPLISAWPERVAKALADAFSEGEVSLDQVARRLVISPRTLQRRLAESGTTWRRELDRARLARAAAAGPVSRARQAELLGYADAGSMRRAAQRWSMVAHSRPVGPAGCQA from the coding sequence ATGCTGCATCGTTTCGTGATCTCGCAGATGTCGGATGCCGGGATCGATCGAGTTCGACTGCTGCGCGAATGCGAACTACCCGAATGGACGCTTGCCGGAGAAGGCGTCCACGTACCGTCGCGGATCTTCTCCCGGTTATGGGAACTCGGCGAGAAATGGCTCGACGATCCGGATGTGGCCCTGCATGTGGCCAGTAGATATCAATTGGCGGCCACCCGGCTCTACGACTACCTGTTCGCCAGCGCACCGACGGTGGGCGCGGGCCTGGCGACCTGTGGGCCGTACGTCACCGCGGTCACCACCAACCATCGGTTCGACCTGGTCACCGAGGGCGCCGAGACCACGCTCTTCCTGGACATGATCGACGGGGAGGGCCGCGGGCGCGAACTGGTGCAGATGTGGGGCCTGGTCGCGGTGCTGACCCGCACCCGCCGGGTGCTGGCCACATCGCTGGATCCGGTCCGGGTATCGCTGCGCCAGGCCGCGCCGCGCCGCCTCGGGGCCTTCACCGAGGTATTCGGCACGGCGGTGCTGGAATTCGGCGCCGACGCCGACTCCATGACCTTCCGCACCTTGGATATGGATCTGCCGCTGACCACGGCCGATCCGGTGCTCGCCGAGGTGCTGCAACCGCTCGCCGCGGCCCTGCCACCGCCACCGCCGCTGATCTCGGCCTGGCCGGAACGAGTGGCGAAGGCGCTGGCCGATGCCTTCTCCGAGGGGGAGGTCTCGCTCGACCAGGTGGCGCGGCGGCTGGTGATCAGCCCGCGGACGCTGCAGCGGCGGCTGGCGGAGTCCGGTACCACCTGGCGTCGGGAATTGGATCGGGCCCGGTTGGCACGGGCCGCGGCCGCCGGTCCGGTGAGCCGGGCGCGGCAGGCCGAACTGCTCGGATACGCCGACGCCGGATCGATGCGGCGTGCGGCGCAGCGGTGGTCGATGGTGGCGCATTCGCGGCCGGTCGGTCCGGCGGGCTGTCAGGCCTAG
- a CDS encoding TetR/AcrR family transcriptional regulator: MTKSGYHHGDLRETLLRAAAEQIAAEGVDTVSLRALAQRAGVSHAAPAHHFGNRQGLLTALAIRGFELLADELRAARDDFREMAVAYIGFARRHPGHFDVMFRHDLLRADDPDLIAARVTSGAELRSGVAQLGVADEARPATELAAWSLVHGFASLWREGALTDSDLGGVDPEQLARQMVATVEFVGAKKV; this comes from the coding sequence GTGACCAAGAGCGGATATCACCACGGGGATCTGCGGGAGACGTTGCTGCGGGCGGCGGCCGAGCAGATCGCCGCCGAGGGCGTCGACACCGTCTCACTGCGGGCGCTGGCCCAGCGGGCCGGGGTCTCGCATGCCGCACCGGCACACCATTTCGGCAATCGGCAGGGTTTGCTGACCGCGCTCGCGATCCGCGGCTTCGAATTGCTCGCCGACGAATTGCGGGCCGCACGTGATGATTTCCGTGAGATGGCGGTGGCCTATATCGGTTTCGCGCGCCGCCACCCGGGGCATTTCGATGTGATGTTCCGCCACGACCTGCTGCGCGCCGACGATCCGGACCTGATCGCCGCGCGCGTCACCTCCGGTGCGGAATTGCGTTCGGGTGTGGCACAACTGGGTGTCGCCGACGAGGCACGACCGGCGACGGAGCTGGCGGCCTGGTCGCTCGTACACGGTTTCGCGTCGCTGTGGCGCGAGGGAGCGCTGACCGACAGCGATCTCGGTGGCGTCGATCCCGAGCAGCTCGCCCGGCAGATGGTCGCCACCGTCGAGTTCGTCGGAGCGAAAAAGGTCTAG
- the mscL gene encoding large conductance mechanosensitive channel protein MscL has protein sequence MLKGFKDFLMRGNVIELAVAVVMGTAFTAIVTSVTKGIVEPLLAVVGTNGQLGLGIQLVADKPATFIAVGPIVSAGINFIMVAAVLYFVLMLPMTTLQKRFSKKKKSEPTQTELLIEIRDLLATQKTSHTNDSHTTDTRAHRDAHPQRHASEMVHEH, from the coding sequence ATGCTCAAGGGTTTCAAAGACTTCCTGATGCGCGGCAATGTCATCGAATTGGCCGTCGCGGTGGTCATGGGTACCGCATTCACCGCAATCGTCACCTCGGTCACGAAGGGAATCGTGGAGCCGCTGCTGGCGGTGGTCGGCACCAACGGACAGCTCGGATTGGGCATTCAATTGGTCGCCGACAAGCCCGCCACATTCATCGCGGTCGGTCCCATCGTGAGTGCCGGAATCAATTTCATCATGGTCGCGGCCGTGCTTTATTTCGTGCTGATGCTGCCGATGACCACCCTGCAGAAACGATTCAGCAAGAAGAAGAAGTCCGAGCCGACCCAGACCGAATTGCTCATCGAAATTCGGGATCTGCTCGCCACGCAGAAGACAAGCCATACCAACGATTCCCACACCACCGACACCCGCGCCCATCGCGATGCGCACCCCCAGCGCCACGCGTCCGAGATGGTGCACGAGCACTGA
- a CDS encoding DUF397 domain-containing protein, translating into MGADLSGAKWFKSTRSVGARECVEVAHLDGGAVGVRDSKNIPGPALVFSGTDWDAFLADIENLSI; encoded by the coding sequence TTGGGCGCTGACTTATCTGGAGCCAAGTGGTTCAAGAGCACCAGGAGCGTCGGGGCCAGGGAATGTGTCGAGGTTGCGCATCTTGACGGCGGTGCCGTTGGAGTCAGGGACAGCAAGAACATCCCCGGCCCGGCCCTGGTGTTCAGCGGGACCGACTGGGATGCGTTCCTGGCCGACATCGAGAACCTGAGCATCTGA
- a CDS encoding 3-hydroxyacyl-CoA dehydrogenase — MKLENAVAVVTGGASGLGLATVKELHSQGAKVVIIDLPSSNGESIAKELGDGVVFAATDVTNEEQVSAALDAAQALGTLRIAVNCAGIGNAIKTVSKKGAFPLADFTKIINVNLIGTFNVIRLAAERIAATELDGEERGVIINTASVAAYDGQIGQAAYSASKGGIVGLTLPVARDLASLNIRVNTIAPGLFHTPLFESLPEEAIKALGAQVPHPARLGNPTEYAALARHIVENPMLNGETIRLDGAIRMAPR, encoded by the coding sequence ATGAAGCTCGAGAATGCGGTCGCCGTCGTCACCGGTGGCGCGTCGGGTCTGGGCCTGGCCACGGTGAAGGAACTGCACAGCCAGGGCGCGAAGGTCGTCATCATCGACCTGCCGTCCTCCAACGGTGAGTCGATCGCCAAGGAACTCGGCGACGGCGTCGTCTTCGCCGCGACCGATGTCACCAACGAGGAGCAGGTTTCCGCGGCCCTGGACGCCGCGCAGGCCCTGGGCACCCTGCGCATCGCGGTGAACTGTGCCGGTATCGGCAATGCGATCAAGACGGTCAGCAAGAAGGGCGCCTTCCCGCTCGCCGACTTCACCAAGATCATCAATGTCAACCTGATCGGCACGTTCAACGTGATCCGGCTGGCCGCCGAGCGCATCGCCGCCACCGAACTCGACGGCGAAGAGCGCGGCGTCATCATCAACACCGCCTCGGTCGCCGCCTACGACGGCCAGATCGGCCAGGCCGCCTACTCCGCCTCCAAGGGCGGCATCGTCGGCCTGACCCTGCCGGTCGCCCGCGACCTGGCGAGCCTGAACATCCGGGTGAACACCATCGCCCCCGGCCTGTTCCACACCCCGCTGTTCGAGTCGCTGCCCGAGGAGGCCATCAAGGCCCTCGGCGCCCAGGTCCCCCACCCGGCCCGCCTCGGCAACCCCACCGAGTACGCGGCCCTGGCCCGCCACATCGTGGAAAACCCGATGCTCAACGGCGAAACCATCCGCCTCGACGGCGCAATCCGCATGGCGCCGCGCTGA
- a CDS encoding VOC family protein — MAPELNAIGVVVSDLTAALGFYRRLGLEFGDIMGGGHVEAALPGGFRFMLDSEDNIAADVGSGREWNAASGRIGLAVGCASPAEVDAVFAELVAAGYHGETAPFDAVWGQRYATVHDPDGNSVDLYAPLG, encoded by the coding sequence ATGGCACCTGAACTCAATGCAATCGGCGTGGTCGTCTCCGATCTGACGGCCGCGCTCGGCTTCTATCGGCGACTCGGACTGGAATTCGGCGACATCATGGGCGGCGGCCACGTCGAAGCCGCGCTGCCCGGCGGATTCCGGTTCATGCTCGACAGCGAGGACAACATCGCCGCCGATGTCGGCTCCGGCCGCGAATGGAACGCCGCGAGCGGGCGGATCGGGCTGGCCGTCGGCTGCGCCTCGCCCGCCGAGGTCGACGCGGTGTTCGCCGAGCTGGTCGCGGCCGGATACCACGGGGAGACGGCGCCGTTCGACGCCGTGTGGGGCCAGCGCTACGCCACCGTGCACGATCCGGACGGCAACAGCGTCGATCTCTACGCGCCGCTGGGCTGA